One genomic window of Streptomyces sp. WP-1 includes the following:
- a CDS encoding GNAT family N-acetyltransferase has translation MYAISLGDGAELRPLEIWHAEEMLANIDRGRAFIGRHIGLPEVVADLEGARAYLRSYGEKRATDTGALHGIWQDGTLVGGLLFRTWDTPGGVCEAGCWLEPAAAGRGLVTRGMRLLIDWAFETRGMHRVEWRVATGNQPSINVARRLGMTREGVLRENYPHDGERTSTEIWSVLAPEWPTAGEGAAQHAH, from the coding sequence ATGTACGCGATATCCCTGGGTGACGGCGCCGAACTGCGCCCGTTGGAGATCTGGCACGCCGAGGAGATGCTGGCCAACATCGACCGGGGCCGCGCGTTCATCGGTCGGCACATCGGACTGCCGGAGGTGGTGGCCGACCTGGAGGGCGCCCGCGCCTACCTGAGGTCGTACGGCGAGAAGCGCGCCACCGACACCGGCGCGCTGCACGGCATCTGGCAGGACGGGACACTCGTCGGCGGGCTGCTCTTCCGCACCTGGGACACGCCGGGCGGGGTGTGCGAGGCCGGCTGCTGGCTGGAGCCGGCGGCGGCCGGGCGGGGGCTCGTCACCCGGGGCATGCGGCTCCTGATCGACTGGGCGTTCGAGACGCGCGGGATGCACCGCGTGGAGTGGCGGGTGGCCACCGGCAACCAGCCCAGCATCAACGTGGCCCGGCGGCTCGGCATGACCCGTGAGGGTGTACTGCGCGAGAACTACCCGCACGACGGGGAGCGCACCAGCACCGAGATCTGGTCGGTGCTGGCCCCCGAATGGCCCACGGCAGGCGAGGGCGCCGCGCAACACGCCCATTGA
- a CDS encoding DUF6191 domain-containing protein, with protein sequence MFDAFSELFTPGRGHTRDEQNRLELSREEVGDSDPGRGPIDLTSGKAVIRLSAPEPEAEQEPEAEPEPEGPEES encoded by the coding sequence GTGTTCGACGCCTTCAGCGAACTGTTCACGCCCGGTCGGGGGCACACCCGCGACGAGCAGAACCGCCTCGAACTGAGCCGGGAGGAGGTCGGCGACAGCGACCCCGGCCGCGGTCCCATAGACCTCACCTCCGGCAAGGCGGTCATCCGCCTGTCCGCCCCGGAGCCGGAGGCCGAGCAGGAGCCGGAGGCCGAGCCGGAGCCGGAGGGGCCCGAGGAGTCGTAG